In a genomic window of Lacrimispora sp. BS-2:
- the lspA gene encoding signal peptidase II, translating into MNQKIKLIIGMIIGFFLSIGLDQWTKLLAVKHLMNRPPFVIWDGVFEFYYSENRGAAFGMLQGKQTFFLLVALAVLTAAAFAVSRMPADKKYLPLHLIAMFLSAGAVGNMIDRFVRGYVVDFLYFKLIDFPIFNVADCYVTVSMFVFMLLFLFYYKEEDLSCLSIHKKEDQG; encoded by the coding sequence ATGAATCAAAAAATAAAACTGATCATTGGAATGATCATCGGCTTCTTTCTTTCCATTGGCCTGGATCAATGGACAAAGCTACTCGCGGTTAAGCATCTGATGAACCGGCCTCCTTTTGTTATCTGGGATGGGGTATTTGAATTTTATTATTCCGAAAACCGGGGGGCAGCATTTGGAATGCTCCAGGGAAAACAGACGTTTTTTCTGCTGGTTGCTTTGGCAGTGCTTACAGCAGCGGCTTTTGCTGTCAGCCGCATGCCTGCCGACAAAAAATACCTGCCTCTGCACCTTATTGCCATGTTTCTTTCAGCAGGAGCAGTGGGAAACATGATCGACCGCTTTGTCAGAGGTTATGTAGTAGACTTTTTGTATTTTAAGCTGATCGATTTCCCGATTTTTAATGTTGCAGATTGCTACGTTACGGTTTCCATGTTCGTTTTCATGCTTTTGTTTCTGTTTTATTATAAGGAGGAGGACTTATCCTGTCTTTCCATTCATAAAAAGGAGGACCAGGGTTGA